DNA sequence from the Oreochromis niloticus isolate F11D_XX linkage group LG8, O_niloticus_UMD_NMBU, whole genome shotgun sequence genome:
acaaacagtgaaacagaTGGACTTCGCCCCTGCTTGCTGCGAGATGTGTAGCCATGACATCAGCTTTGGCTGCTGGGGCCTCATTCATGCAAATAAAAGTGTTGAGGTCACTGCTGGGTGTTTTCTTGGAACAAATACAAAAGGCGGCAAAAACATTCATCCCTGATTCCGCACAACGTCTGTCTCCTCCGGTTTCAAATGCACGCACATTTTTTAAGTCGTAGTTTTACACTTGACAGACCTTACAGTAAAGCTGTAAACTGAACACCTAAACCAGTTTTCTTTAAGATTATAAGAGTTCTATGGATACATGAAAGGAGAGGCTACAACATGCTGAGTGTTGCATTGTGGGATGTGCagattaattcatgttttaagtCTGTTTAGACCAAGGGccgggaactccaggcctcaagggttggtgtcctgcaggttttagatatcaccctgggtcaacacacctgaatcaaatgattagttcattaccaggcctctggggAACTTCAAgtcatgttgaggaggtaatttaaccatttaaatcagctgtgttggatcaagtacacatctaaaacctgaaggacactggccctcgaggcctggagttggacacccttGCATTAGACTGAACCAAATAAATTGTCAAGCAGGTTTCTAGGTTTGAGGTAATCTGTGAGGTATCTGTGACTGAACACTTAACTATACTTAGAGATGTACCAAATCCCTTTTTTTTTAGCCTGCTGAAGTGTGACCTGCAGATACTGAATGTTTTTCTAAGGCCTTTAACTGACAGCAgatacaaacaaaaagaaatgattAAACTTTACGATTTCCCCCAAACTGCAATACGCTACTGGCTCTGACGGAAACAACTCAAAAACAAAGGGCTCTGCTATTTGAAAAACATACAAATACGAAATGAAAATCAGCTGCGTGAGTTGCTGTGCGCCCACTTTACCTGAAATATTTTTCTACAGTTGTGGTAGTTTtatatgaccaaaaaaaaaaaaagtcagctaCCAGCACAATTGTCCAGTATGTTTATAACTTCAGTAGATAAGAGGACATCGACCCCTTTCTGCTTTTCACTACATAATTTTCCACGTTAACGACAAGTTAGGGTGTGACTGTGAGTGTGTGGCGTGAGGATTTGATCACACTGTGTTCCCATTAGAAAAGCCAAAAGGACATTGGGGAagagatgcttttttttgtggtttatgaTTAAGCAACCATGCCTGCATTGATAAAGTAATCAAGAAAAAGTTCCCCCGTTTCTCATTCATAAACCactcacaagaaaaaaaaaaagtaccaaCCTGTCGCGACCACAGTCACAAATTTGGATCCAAAGTGTCCGTCTCGAGAAAGTCTGCAGGGGTTTGAATGTTCGTTCTGGAAGTATCCCGCTGTAATGCACTCCTCTGCACTCAGGTAATACGAGTCCTAACACAAGTAAGAACATTAAGAATACACAGAGGAAAATACCATAATTAAGACTAACAGATCATCTTTGAGTCAGATGGATCCTCACCTGGTTTCTCGAGTAGCGGACGGTGCCTATCCTCGTATCCTCAGACAGCAGGTCCGTGAAGATCCACCCCACCTGCAGAACAAGCAAACACTTaaatcaggggtccccaatcctagtccacgagggccggtgtccctgcaggttttagatctcactctgggtcaacacacctgaatcacatgattagttcattaccaggcctctggagaacttcaggacatgttgagaaggtaatttatccatttaaatcagctgtgatggatcaagtacacatctaaaacctgcaggaacaccggccctcgtggactaggattggggacccctgatttAAATAATTGCCAACTTTTGTCCACTCATAAGATTATCTGCTCGAATATTCAGTGATTTTACATGATGTAACAAAGGTATAAGTTAAACTCAATTCTTCAAGTTTCCTCTTTTTTATCCAAATGGAACAAAAACAGCCCttacatatataaaaaacagaatACACCAGGTGATatgcaaaaaacacacacacgcactgatTAACATCACTGCATACACCCAAGTcttaaagtttaaaaatattttttgtgctcCTTCAGCCCTTCAAAATAAATTTGCATTTCTCAGTACTCCAAATATCCCTGCATGATGTTCTCACACCATACTAACACATCATTACAGCAACAGCATGTGTCTCCACATCAGTGTTCCCATTTTGTGTGAGGGTCACCCTGCTTCACAGTACCAAACACATGATGTGTGAGCCACTAAACAGTGGTGACAGATGACTGACAGCTCCAAACACCGAGCTACACCTGATTGGACATACGCCTGCCTGTGCCGTGCCCTCTGAGATATCAGACTGAAACCAACCTCCATAGAAACCTTTCCTTTAACTCACCACCACAATTAGGATACAAAAATAGTATAATATGAGCTAAAAACAGTGCAGAGaaaggtatttttgaaaactgccATTAAAAATAAACCATTTCATGCAGAGCAGGGTgactttcattatttttttgccatttttttaaatcttagaCTGACCTCTGAGATGCCTTAGAGATATGTTATTTAATTACAGAGATTTTCAAAGAAAATCTGCAGCTTTAACTGAAGAAGTGTTGGAGTCAAGGGGGTGGGTGGGGATAGAGGTCAAAATGGCCAAACTAACTCGACTTCTGCGGGACAATTGTGGTCGGGCATGTTATGTACTGCCTGTTTTGAGTACACCCTTAAGTTTCATGTCAGATTTTTCTCCCCGGTCATCCATGCCCCATTTGCAGCAACAGGCTAATCAGGGTCATGTAGGTGTCTTAAGCCTCTATGACAGACTCCAACTTGACACTGACAGTAGTCCCTTTAGTAGCTGGAAGGCCACTCTACCGGGAGGAGAACTAGTACTGAGCACAGTAAAGCTGCAAAGCAGAACAAGGACATCTGCCAGCTACAGCCTAAGTGGTGGAGTTGGAATCCATTCACTGGATTAAGGTCTGACTGTAGAGGCATCTATTTTTTGTATATATGGTATTTGTAAATGTACTGTGCATCGTTTCTCATGTGCATACATACAGTTCTGCCTGTATGCAAACATGAAAGCAATGTGAGGTCAAACAGAGCACTGAGGGGAAATCAAACCCAACCTTGCACATGCCCAGTTTGGCAGCAATCTCGTCCACGGCTGCAGCTTTGGGATCTTCCAACAGTTCCAGGCTGTTCTGGGTGGCATTCTGAAAACACAGCCGAGAAAAACAGCACAGTTATAAATGCAGTTAATGCAACTTTAACCTTATTGAGCAAATAAACTAAGACACAATTTCACTTGCAGAGTAGAATCAGGCAGTAATACGCTCAGAGAGAATGTCCCACCTGTGGGGGTTCGTAGATGGCAGCCACCTCCGCTCTGATGCCCAGGGGGATGTCTTTGTGCTCCGTGTATCTGCCGTACAAGTAGCCCATCCTCTGACTGCCCGTCTTCCTCCAGAAGTCCAAGAAGCGGTCAGCAATGGTGTGGTTCTCAAACATGATGTTGTCTACATGTCTGTAtttctggggggaaaaaagaaaaactacattcaCATACATGGTGTGATACTCAGGACTGTTGTTTGGATTTTTTAGACATGGATCAAGTTTCTTTGAAGTTGTGGAAGCAGCCGCTCAGGAGGAGTCTGCATGCTGAAATATACTTGGGGATTAAATTCCCAGTGTTGCTCAGCACTTTGTACTGACGCTAACTGTAATGTACACCTGCCACTTAAGATCCTGCACCAAACTTTTACTGTGATCTAAATTATTAACAGGgacagaaaacattaaaaatgtgtgcAGTATTAAGCAAAGAGCACATTTTCAgtaaaacagctgcagagtaATCcaatccattcattttctaaaCCACTTCAGGGTTCTGGAGCTTATTCCAGCTTTCATATAGTGAAATAtggagtacaccctggacaggatGGTTCTCTTCAAGTATTTTCGGTGTCATATTTGCTCATAAAAGAAGTAAACGAATATTTCTCCCAACCCTTGTTACTGTGACATACCTGTCTGTTCAGTGTGATGGCACTCGGCTGGCACTTGGTGCAGATGCCCTCCGGCCAGGGAGGGTGACCCTCGCAGCCTGACTTTATCTTACAGCTGATGTTCTCCAGAGCAGCAAACTTCCCCCTGCAGGAGATCAGAACAGTATCAGAGTCTGACATTATGAGCAACCAAActggaaaattaaaaacagcCCCTCACTTATCAGCGCCACCGGTCAGCTTGCGAAGGTATGCGTGGAATGACATGTGCTTCACTGGTGGGTCGAGGTGATTCAGGTAGTCTTCGTCAAAAGGCTGGAATCAGAAGAAACATGCTTTATAGCCCTAACAttcatcatttaagaaacaaagCACAGGAATGAAATATCTTACCTCTAGCGGTACACAGTGCACACACTTCCCAAGGGCACCATGGCGACATCTGGAACAAGAAAAGAATGATTAGGTATCCAACATCTGCACTGCAGTCAGATGTGTGCAGCTGGTCCTCTTCCTTACAGCTGCGGATCTCTGTTTCTGTAGATCTTGCCATCTTGCTTGACCAGATACTGATCGATCTCATCTTCCTGGACCTGGGGCGCTGAGAAGGACCGGGGGATCATGGAGGACGAAGAAAAGGGAGAGACGGATGGTAGTGACGAAGATGTGTGAGGGGTGGCCGTGTCCATAACCTCCCCGGAGGAGGTGGAGGATTCTGAagggaacaaaaacaacatgtcCCCATGCCTACAAAACACGAGAGAGAAGAATAAGATTATTAAAGCCGTGTAGGTTGACAAAGTAGACAGTATTTCTGGACCCCAACACTCCCCGGAGAGGCAAGAGTGAAATTCAGACTAATTAAAGGTTAAAGTCTGCTTGTTTCAACTTACTTGATCTTAAGAAGGCTGAGGGTTTTGTTCTGGGACACGAGCTCTCCGGTTTTGTTGCGGTTCAGATAAACAGAAAACCCATTAGAGTTGAACCCAAATTCTTTGGCCACCTGTGGGATAAGCAGATACCGGATTTTGACAAGAATATCGATACGACACACATTTCATATAGCCTGGAACAAAAACATTAGTAATCATCAAGACACTTTAAATTCATCATTAAGCATAAATGTCAAAGCCTTGTGCTGCTGGGAGTGAATTCTTATCACATGTGCTGGTTCTTGTGTAAAGACAGTTTGCTCTTGAAAAGATGCCAATCACTCAAAGCAGATTAGCAAAGAGTGTCAGCCTGGAGGAACACCTCTTTATggttgtgccaaaacattttaagaaaaGCACTCTGAGCGGATCGAACAGGAGGGTCTCCCTCGTAGCACTTTTACATTACATCATGTAACTGTTATGCACTCAGCCGGATGCTGATCATTTCCCTGTGTGGGCCTTTTTCCCGCATACACGCATTTTCAGATCTGATAAAGAGGCTTTAGACAGAACCAAGGGAAACTTCCACAAATCCAAATAGTTGACTCTAACCTGTActgatggtaaaaaaaacaaaacaaaaaacacttacaTATTGGGTtgtgtgaaaaaaaagttatttttggtATTCTGTGTCATTCTATAAACACTGTTTTACTTGAGACATGTTACACAACTGCACTGCATATTTTGCACCTTGTTACATTTACTAGTTACATACAGACGAGAAAAATACTGACTTCAAATCTGATTAGTCTTTAATGGCTCTCTTACATGAAATATACTGAACTGATAACTGGATTTCAATAGAATTTTGCTAAACaccaatattttatttcctcaCTTTGAGGAAGAAAGTGGCATTGATCCGGTGCACTCCAGAACTCTACACCTATGTCTGAAAAGTACTTCATTCAACAACCACCTAAAAGCTATTTTCTCACAGGAGAAAGAATGCTCAGCACAACATTCCCTCCTCCAACATGTAAACCAGTTGATGA
Encoded proteins:
- the nploc4 gene encoding nuclear protein localization protein 4 homolog — protein: MADNIIIRVQSPEGMKKIPSTKRETAAAFLKKVAKEFGFNSNGFSVYLNRNKTGELVSQNKTLSLLKIKHGDMLFLFPSESSTSSGEVMDTATPHTSSSLPSVSPFSSSSMIPRSFSAPQVQEDEIDQYLVKQDGKIYRNRDPQLCRHGALGKCVHCVPLEPFDEDYLNHLDPPVKHMSFHAYLRKLTGGADKGKFAALENISCKIKSGCEGHPPWPEGICTKCQPSAITLNRQKYRHVDNIMFENHTIADRFLDFWRKTGSQRMGYLYGRYTEHKDIPLGIRAEVAAIYEPPQNATQNSLELLEDPKAAAVDEIAAKLGMCKVGWIFTDLLSEDTRIGTVRYSRNQDSYYLSAEECITAGYFQNEHSNPCRLSRDGHFGSKFVTVVATGGPDNQVHFEGYQVSNQCMALVRDECLLPCKDAPELGYAKESSPEQYVPDVFYKDKDKFGNDVTFLARPLPVEYLIIDITTTFPKDPQYTFSSTQRFPIENRDILGETQDFHSLATYLSQCTSTSFLNIVSDFHLLLFLVTNEVMPLRDSIGLLLEAVKTSNEDLAQTWKKSEQWATIEQLCSTVGGQPSSSLDYGAMGGPSVPASSSAMWSCLHCTFMNQPGTEHCEMCSLPRS